One window of Amaranthus tricolor cultivar Red isolate AtriRed21 chromosome 11, ASM2621246v1, whole genome shotgun sequence genomic DNA carries:
- the LOC130827533 gene encoding uncharacterized protein LOC130827533: MKKGLHPQMQWISYVTQSGRLINVMMSKIHREPKVYHFRAKRQMAQSLGQIAKFKRRYQQDELKDEGNKEEK, translated from the coding sequence ATGAAGAAAGGATTGCACCCTCAGATGCAATGGATATCCTATGTAACCCAGAGTGGTAGATTGATAAATGTGATGATGAGCAAAATTCACCGAGAACCAAAGGTTTATCACTTCAGAGCCAAGCGTCAGATGGCTCAAAGCTTGGGGCAGATTGCCAAGTTCAAGCGTCGTTATCAGCAGGACGAGCTCAAGGATGAGGGGAACAAGGAAGAAAAGTAG
- the LOC130827368 gene encoding uncharacterized protein LOC130827368 produces the protein MHNVRQTLFFLRKTKYLHTTSHEAASERLKRLVADFQRKKKTRNLKKNEVFVEVPESLSFLDTATMPMMLTAVGVALFAKLLMMYDESRSQELIERKIKNAPPGQGTVRMLTREEWEQIREVRPRTPFESKLARPNARIRTGGAIKKEDVKDWTIDVLMDAVTRVEESVRHKSR, from the exons ATGCATAATGTTCGTCAAACTCTCTTCTTTTTACGGAAAACCAAGTACTTGCATACAACATCCCATGAAGCAGCTAGTGAAAGATTGAAGAGACTGGTTGCTGATTTCCAGCGaaagaagaaaacaagaaaTCTGAAGAAAAATGAGGTTTTCGTGGAAGTTCCGGAGTCCTTATCATTTTTGGACACAGCCACCATGCCAATGATGCTTACAGCTGTTGGTGTTGCACTTTTTGCAAAACTTCTTATGATG TATGATGAGTCCAGATCTCAAGAACTGATTGAGCGCAAGATAAAGAATGCTCCTCCTGGTCAAGGAACAGTTAGGATGCTCACACGTGAAGAATGGGAGCAAATTCGAGAAGTAAGGCCTAGAACTCCTTTTGAATCAAAGCTTGCTCGGCCTAACGCACGAATAAGGACTGGCGGTGCGATCAAAAAG GAGGATGTGAAGGACTGGACGATTGATGTACTGATGGACGCAGTTACGCGAGTAGAAGAGAGTGTTAGACATAAGTCTAGATGA
- the LOC130827369 gene encoding protein NPGR2-like — MSNKESGRGSCWNCENIMQCFSSREQMKVEDMLKLSDTLGESQPRPDTVNIEEAESSLRETGGLNYEEARALLGKYEYQKGNIEAALHVFEGIDVISVTPRMKLTLARIRDRPKRRSQGDPSPPMSIHTVTLLFDAMLLKAKSLQSLGRYREAALSCKTILEIIESSLPGGLPEKFSADPKLQETLAKAVELLPDLWKLADCPHEAIFSYRQALLHHWNLDAETAAKIQKAFAVYLLYSGAEASPPNLRYQKNNSFVPKSNLEEATLLLMLLFGKVIRQEIEWDPSIIEHLSFVLSVSNHPRSLACVIEALPPGIIDRKEMYHTLALCYHAHGDNFAALNLLKKLLHHSEDPNHSSGILMASKLCSENPTLAEEGIAYSQRGLVNKEDRCHYTVGRFYSLLGVSFAEHARSAVADSERVTRQLEAVQALESAVSVTECSDSISVYDLSLQYALQRNLDAALYYSKLLLKLDGGTDTKGWLLLARILSGQKCFVDAETVIDVALDQTGTWDQGELLRTKAKLQVAQGFLKKAIDTYMRLLAVIQLKTKSSGSGKSVENHDLKLELQTWLDLACIYINISHWNDAEICLSKAKNINPNCASRWHTLGLFYEAKGLYKEALNTFNMALNIDPCHVPSLLSSATALKRLNTKYNVVIRSYLMNALKLDRTNHVAWYNLSMLCKTDDESSNVDAAECFEAAAFLEETAPVEPFR, encoded by the exons ATGAGTAACAAAGAATCTGGGAGAGGAAGTTGTTGGAATTGTGAGAATATAATGCAATGCTTCAGTTCTAGAGAACAGATGAAAGTGGAGGATATGTTGAAATTATCTGATACACTTGGTGAATCCCAGCCTAGGCCTGATACTGTCAATATTGAAGAAGCAGAATCGTCTCTTCGTGAAACTGGTGGTTTGAATTATGAG GAAGCAAGAGCCTTGTTGGGAAAATACGAGTATCAGAAGGGAAACATAGAGGCAGCTTTACATGTATTTGAAGGGATTGATGTTATCTCAGTCACTCCTAGGATGAAACTTACCCTTGCAAGAATTAGAGATCGTCCGAAAAGGCGTTCTCAAGGGGATCCCAGTCCACCCATGTCTATACATACTGTTACTCTATTGTTTGATGCCATGCTGCTTAAAGCAAAATCTTTGCAGTCCCTTGGGAGGtatagag AAGCTGCTCTATCATGCAAAACTATTCTGGAAATCATTGAATCTTCTTTACCTGGCGGCTTGCCCGAAAAATTTAGTGCTGACCCTAAATTGCAGGAGACACTTGCTAAAGCTGTGGAGTTGCTTCCTGATTTATGGAAGCTCGCTGATTGCCCACATGAAGCAATTTTTTCTTACCGGCAGGCCCTTTTACATCATTGGAACCTTGATGCTGAAACTGCTGCCAAAATACAGAAAGCATTTGCTGTTTATCTATTGTACAGTGGTGCTGAGGCAAGTCCTCCGAATTTGCGTTATCAAAAGAATAATTCATTTGTACCTAAAAGCAATTTAGAAGAGGCTACTCTACTTCTTATGCTTCTATTTGGAAAAGTGATCAGGCAAGAGATCGAGTGGGACCCTTCAATTATCGAACATTTGTCATTTGTATTAAGTGTTTCAAATCATCCTCGGTCTTTAGCTTGCGTTATAGAAGCTTTACCTCCCGGGATTATTGATAGAAAGGAGATGTACCATACTCTAGCCCTTTGTTATCATGCACATGGTGACAATTTTGCTGCTTTAAATCTTCTGAAGAAGCTATTGCATCATTCTGAGGATCCTAATCATAGTTCCGGCATACTAATGGCGTCGAAATTATGCAGTGAAAACCCGACCTTGGCTGAGGAGGGGATTGCATATTCTCAAAGAGGCCTAGTCAATAAGGAGGACAGATGCCATTATACAGTTGGGCGCTTTTACTCGTTATTGGGAGTGTCATTTGCAGAGCATGCTCGATCAGCAGTAGCGGATTCTGAGCGGGTTACTCGGCAGTTAGAAGCTGTCCAGGCACTGGAATCTGCTGTGAGTGTGACGGAATGTAGTGACTCTATTTCTGTTTACGATCTAAGTCTACAATATGCTTTGCAGAGGAATTTGGATGCTGCATTATATTATTCTAAGCTATTGTTAAAGTTGGATGGTGGAACCGACACTAAAGGATGGCTGTTGCTAGCACGAATTTTGTCGGGGCAGAAATGTTTTGTTGATGCCGAAACAGTCATAGATGTCGCTTTAGATCAGACCGGGACGTGGGATCAGGGAGAGCTGTTGAGAACTAAGGCTAAACTTCAAGTTGCTCAGGGATTTTTGAAAAAGGCCATTGACACGTATATGCGACTTCTTGCTGTTATACAACTTAAAACGAAGAGCTCTGGTTCTGGAAAG AGCGTTGAGAATCATGATCTGAAGTTAGAACTACAAACATGGCTTGATCTAGCTTGTATCTATATCAACATATCACACTGGAATGATGCTGAAATTTGTCTGTCTAAAGCCAAAAACATCAATCCTAATTGTGCTTCGAGATGGCATACGTTAG GTTTATTCTATGAAGCAAAAGGCCTTTACAAGGAAGCTCTGAATACTTTTAATATGGCTTTGAATATCGATCCTTGTCATGTGCCCAGTTTACTCTCCTCAGCTACTGCGCTCAAACGGCTTAATACCAAGTACAACGTGGTTATTAGAAGCTACTTAATGAACGCTCTCAAACTCGATAGGACTAATCATGTAGCTTGGTATAACCTGAGCATGCTATGCAAAACAGACGATGAATCATCGAATGTTGATGCTGCCGAATGCTTTGAAGCTGCGGCGTTTCTTGAAGAGACGGCTCCTGTGGAACCCTTTAGATGA